In the genome of Mus caroli unplaced genomic scaffold, CAROLI_EIJ_v1.1 scaffold_24918_1, whole genome shotgun sequence, the window CTAGAAGCTCCCAGATGTTTtgacttttgtttccttttcttcagcAACCAACCAGTGGTTCATCCCAGCTGTGAGAGGGGATATCCCTCCAGGGTGTGCAGCCTATGGCTTTGTGTGTGATGGTACTCGCCTATTGGTGTTTGGTGGAATGGTAGAGTATGGAAAATACAGCAACGACCTCTATGAACTCCAGGTAATAACATAGAGCCTCTGTGGGCCTGGGTTGTTACACTGCCTCAGGCCCTATGGATCTCTCCATAGTGTTCATTGTACTGGTTTGTGAGGAAAGGCAGTGGAAGGGATTACTTAGGAGTCTACCAGTGTCAGAGGAGAGAACAGGACCAAATTCTTTAGAACTTATATGTTTCAGCAATGTGCTCTTTCACTCCAGACAATCTTTTCCTTGTGCCACAAATAGCCCCTGGTCCCTAACCAGTGACGTTCTCATCTCTTAAATATTATTGATTTTGTAGGCAAGTCGCTGGGAATggaagagactgaaggcaaaGACACCCAAAAATGGGCCTCCTCCATGTCCTCGGCTTGGACATAGCTTCTCCCTTGTGGGTAACAAATGTTACCTGTTTGGGGGTCTGGCCAATGATAGTGAGGACCCCAAGAACAACATTCCGAGGTAAGGCtttgtcctattttttttctctgaagagtCCCACCAGAGTGGGTCTACTTTCTCCAGGTATAAGATTTATCTGAAATTCTAAAGTTGGTTGTGCCAGCTGACTCCACCAGAGCCATGTTTCTCTCCTGTGCTGGGTTGTCAATGAGAGAATACAGTGCCCTTTCAAGACATTCTCATCTTTGAGATCTGAACCCCTGGGTAGTAGGAGAAACCTAGGCAAGAGGTAGAATTGGCCCTGGTCCCTATCCCACAGGTCGAAATTAGACCTTGCTTCCTTTGAAGCTTTTGATGCTTAAACATATTTAAGGCCTATAGCCAAAGCTCCTAATACGTGGAGGTAGTTCCAAGCCTCTTACTCTAGGGAGGCCCACATATAATGCCTGGTATTGTGGACATGATTGCCTGCCTCTCCGTCTGAACTTAAGGCTGCCATCATAGCTTTACACATACACCCTTTCCATTGCTCCAATTGACTCAAACTGTAAGCTTCTAGCAATCTCTTGGGGGCAAGGATAGTAGAGTTTGTGGTTTCCATGGCCTTTGCTCTTTTGTGTTCTAGTAAATCTACTGCTCATTGAGATGACCTGGTAAAACCTGTGGTGCATGTGTTCAAGGTTTGCTATGACTGATCTTCCTCAGGTACCTGAATGACTTATATATTCTCGAACTACGGCCGGGCTCTGGAGTGGTAGCTTGGGACATCCCCATCACTTACGGTGTCCTGCCTCCACCCCGGGAGTCACATACTGCTGTGGTCTACACTGAAAAAGATAACAAGAAATCCAAGCTGGTGATCTATGGAGGGATGAGTGGCTGCAGGCTAGGGGACCTTTGGACCCTGGACATTGGTAAGAAATTGCTGCTATTCCAGTAGCTTCAGAGCAAAGCCAATCTCCTGGATAGCTAGCCTTGAGTGGCTGTTGTTGCCTGGTGAGGTGGGACTCATGGGAAGCTAGTGTTCCCCTTAGTCTTCTTATCAGTAGTGGATAGGAAACAGAGTAAGGCTTGGTGCACTACTAACTAACATGGACTTTTAAGAGAACAGGGAGAGAGTACAGTCTTTTCACAATGGAATTCCCCCAATCTAGGTAGAGTTTTGACTCACTTTTCAGTGGACAGTCTATATGTGGAATGGGATATTCTGATATGACTAATGTGATAAAATTTATTAACCTACATCAAATTTTTACTTGGGCTATAAAGTGGGTGATAGATTAGGTGGGGGTAGATATTGGTTATAGTGCCCTGTGGGTCGCAGCACCCAAGCATTTGAACATAAGCAAAACTTGAGTTTTTGTCTAGTACTAAAGTGGCATGGAGGTAAATATGCTCTACAGGGAGTAGAAGTACAAAGGAGAGGTTGGGGTGAGCTTGATACCCCTGTGTCATCCCTGAGAGTGGTGATGCCTTATAGCAGGTGCCTCCTACTTTTGGGAAGAAACCTCCTTGCCCAGATCATCTGAACAGCTTTAGAAATGCTGAAATATACTTATT includes:
- the LOC110288824 gene encoding host cell factor 1-like — translated: MVEYGKYSNDLYELQASRWEWKRLKAKTPKNGPPPCPRLGHSFSLVGNKCYLFGGLANDSEDPKNNIPRYLNDLYILELRPGSGVVAWDIPITYGVLPPPRESHTAVVYTEKDNKKSKLVIYGGMSGCRLGDLWTLDIETLTWNKPSLSGVAPLPRSLHSATTIGNK